A window of the Kazachstania africana CBS 2517 chromosome 10, complete genome genome harbors these coding sequences:
- the KAFR0J00160 gene encoding DXO/RAI1 family decapping nuclease (similar to Saccharomyces cerevisiae RAI1 (YGL246C); ancestral locus Anc_3.570), whose amino-acid sequence MTIIHRLPITTRSEPTKAAAKPREVSFYSRTSERYGEILTDNDCNLRYYYFPDAELEKPYNLAQGRNNFINARSQIKDVCSLEGVLKCVIDVEKKHDSKLNVNVITFRGILRKLIMVAYEHNPKFNKINFRVVFFDKQVFIKEINEKEDISNAIDVNSYTGYKFEALTLLNEPIAFTERDSLDSRADACVSNGDEYVSVVKTGIGKHRVLMGGEVDGIYDFKEDGADNLKHYLELKCTRSLSSYQDIENFEKKLFKTWLQCFLIGIPRITYGFRDRSYNLTSIEEYLTEDVPKLFTNRGVKAQCMDAIQWYGEIIGWLYDTLAHLETDANEIRPFKLLFSGSELDLVEIPAKDPEYDDIVNGEAVLTNEFKEWRRILKTK is encoded by the coding sequence ATGACAATTATACATCGCCTACCTATTACTACCAGGAGTGAACCTACAAAAGCGGCGGCTAAACCGAGGGAAGTTTCCTTTTATTCAAGGACTTCTGAAAGATACGGAGAAATATTGACTGATAATGATTGCAACTTAAGGTACTACTACTTTCCTGATGCTGAACTAGAGAAACCGTACAACTTAGCTCAAGGACGGAACAACTTCATCAATGCAAGGAGTCAAATTAAAGATGTGTGTTCATTGGAAGGTGTACTTAAATGTGTGATTGAtgttgaaaagaaacatgATTCCAAATTAAACGTCAATGTTATTACATTTAGAGGGATACTGAGAAAACTTATAATGGTTGCATATGAACATAATCCCaagttcaataaaatcaattttagaGTTGTCTTTTTTGATAAGCAAGTATTTATTAAggaaatcaatgaaaaggaagataTCAGCAATGCGATAGATGTCAATTCCTATACTGGTTACAAATTTGAGGCACTCACTCTACTTAATGAACCTATAGCATTTACTGAGAGAGATAGTCTTGATAGTAGAGCCGATGCCTGTGTTTCAAATGGCGATGAATACGTATCTGTAGTGAAAACAGGTATAGGTAAGCACAGAGTTCTGATGGGCGGTGAAGTGGATGGTATAtatgatttcaaagaagacGGTGCAGATAATCTCAAACATTATCTCGAATTAAAATGTACCAGGTCTTTATCTAGTTACCAGGATATCGAGAATTTTGAGAAGAAACTATTCAAAACTTGGCTGCAATGCTTCTTAATTGGCATACCACGGATAACGTATGGATTCAGAGATAGATCTTATAATCTTACGTCCATAGAAGAATATCTAACGGAAGATGTTCCTAAATTGTTCACCAATAGGGGGGTGAAGGCTCAATGTATGGATGCTATCCAATGGTATGGAGAAATAATTGGATGGCTTTACGATACTTTAGCGCATCTCGAAACGGATGCTAACGAAATCAGGCCTTTTAAGCTTTTATTCAGTGGAAGTGAATTGGATCTAGTCGAAATTCCAGCGAAGGACCCAGaatatgatgatattgTGAATGGTGAAGCCGTATTAACAAATGAGTTCAAAGAATGGAGAAGGATATTAAAAACTAAATAG
- the BRR6 gene encoding Brr6p (similar to Saccharomyces cerevisiae BRR6 (YGL247W); ancestral locus Anc_3.571): MDNGSRLISRYDDRLLKEQDKGLEQQPVLKLSHKNDSIWYNPKLIAEYVQLLFNTIITSFLLYLVIRFLIMINNDVHFRLEELKQVELSRISNCKSDYYNNECHMGEEIPALTNLCSKWYQCMNIDIETHRDLSESAKLWARILAEVINAFVSEISMRSLFFLLFTICSLVIVTNVAFGTYRVFHYNNTR, from the coding sequence ATGGATAATGGTTCCCGTTTGATCAGCAGATATGACGACAGATTATTAAAAGAGCAGGATAAAGGGCTTGAACAGCAGCCTGTGCTGAAATTATCGCATAAAAACGATTCAATATGGTATAATCCCAAACTCATAGCCGAATACGTACAGCTTCTATTCAATACCATAATAACGTCTTTTCTACTTTATCTCGTGATCAGGTTCCTTATTATGATTAATAATGATGTTCATTTTAGATTAGAAGAGCTAAAACAAGTCGAGCTAAGTAGGATTTCCAACTGTAAATCAGATTACTATAACAACGAATGCCATATGGGTGAAGAGATACCAGCTTTGACTAATCTTTGTAGTAAATGGTACCAGTGTATGAACATAGATATAGAAACTCACAGAGATCTGAGCGAGTCAGCAAAACTTTGGGCTCGTATTCTTGCCGAGGTAATCAATGCTTTTGTATCTGAAATTAGCATGAGATCTCTATTCTTCCTTCTATTCACGATTTGTTCGCTGGTCATAGTCACAAACGTTGCATTTGGTACTTACAGGGTATttcattataataatacaagGTAG